The DNA sequence CTGCTGCTGCTTTTGCAAGATGCGGCACCATAGAGCTGTCACCGCCTGTTTTTCCGCCTAAAGCACCCGGCATCTGTACAGAGTGTGTGGCATCGAAAATCACCGGTGCGAATTCTTTCATAATCACCAAAGAACGCATATCCACAACAATGTTGCCATATCCGAAAGAACTGCCTCTCTCTGTCAGATAGACCCCGTGCTTTTGGGAATTTTCATAACTCACTTCATCACATCCGCGGGTTTTAAGCACTTTCATAACAGAGTATTTCATATCAGGCGGGTTGATAAACTGTCCCTTTTTGATATTTACCTCTTTGTCTGTTTTTGCACAAGCGACGAGCAAATCTGTCTGCCGACATAAAAATGCAGGAATCTGCAACATATCTACCACATTTGCAACAGGCTCAACCTGAATCGTTTCATGCACATCCGTCACTATTTTATAGCCAAAATCATCTTTGACTTTTTGGAGTATGCGAAGACCTTCACCCATACCCAAACCACGAAAACTCTCCAAAGATGTTCGGTTGGCTTTGTCAAAACTCGCTTTAAAATAAAAATCTATTGTCTCGTCATTATGATATTTTTCCAATGCTTTTGCTATTGTAAAAATATTTTCTTCACTCTCAATAACACAGGGGCCCGCTAAAAGTTTCATAATATATCTGCCTTTCAAAAATATAGCTTATTATAGCTAAACGATTTTAATCCCTACTTATCGCGTGCAACCATAATACCCGCAACCACTATCAGTACAATTCCAAAACTCGTTACCAGTGACGGAAAAGCATCTCCCAAAAACAGACCGACCAGTATCGAAAAAAGTATATTTGTATAACTTACAGCACCGACAATTCCCGCTTTTGTCTCTCCGTAGGCTTTTGTCATCAGCAATTGTGCAATTGTAGCAAAAATTCCCATCGCAAAGAGATAGAACCAGACAATACCATGCGGCATTACAAATTTTGCAAGCATAAAATCAAGTTCAGGAAAGTTCAGATAAGGAGAAACAACAAACAAAATGACCGGACCGAGTGTTCCTGTAATCATAAAAGAAAGCACAATGGCACGGGTGTCATAGTAGGCTTTTAATTCCCGTACAGAGGTATAGGCAAGTGCTGCACCCACCCCGCTGAAAATTCCGAGCAGATCATATTTTGAAAATCCGATTCCGCTCGGCTGTGTAATAAAAAGTATACCGATAAAGCCTGTAAAAACGGCAATCCATCCCCTGTAAGAGAGTTTTTCATTTAAAAAAAGCCAGGCAAATATTGCCGTAAAAATCGGAGATGTTTTTGAGTAGGTCATTGCATCGCCCAGAGGAATATGTGCGATATTGTAAAAAAATGCCAGCAGAGCGACAAAGCCCATGAAACCCCGAAAAAAGAGCAACAGAGGCTTTCCTCCCTTGTGCTGCATAGGCTTTTTCAATACTGCGATACCGACTAACAGTACCCCTGCAATATTTCTAAAAAAAACAACTTCAAGTGAACTCATGTTTTGACTGGCAAGTTTGGCAAAAGCACCCATAACAGCAAATGCCAGGCTGGCAATAAGCATATACTGTACGCCTTTGTTTAAATTTTTGATTCTATTCATAAATGCAATTATATCCATTTACTTCAGCATTGTATAATCTCATAAAAATATAGGAAAAACTATGGGTAATTTATTTTTATTTCTGCTTTTAGGGGCAGTCTTTTATTATATATTTAAAAGTTACGGCAGATACACAGCCGAGTATTCGCAAGAAGCATTTAAAAATTTTTCTGTTTCGTATGAATCACTCAAAAACAGTGAGCTGGGACTTTTTGTCGCCCTTGTTGCCAAAGTTGCCAAGGCAGACGGTCATGTCGATGCCCTTGAAGCACAGCTTGTAGGTATCATGTTTGATGACATTTCCAAGGTCTTTCCGGAACCTGCAAAAACAAAAGATATTTTAAAACAAATCTTCAACGAAGAAAAAGAACGCCGTGACAATACAGAGCAGATTGCCCATGCTTTAGCAGAAGCACTCAGACGTAATAAAGCCCAACAAGAGCAGTTTATGGGATTTCTCATTCAACTCGCTTTTGCAGACGGTGAAGTAACCCAAAGTGAAGAAGAAGTACTCACCACAATTGCCGAGGCTTTTGCTTTTGATCCGCAAAAATATCACGCTCTGTTTGACCAGTTTGAAGCGATGATGAAAAACATCCATCCGCAGGCTACGCTGGATGATGCCTACAAAATTTTGGGTGTCAGCAAAAATGATGATATGAGCAGCATCAAAAAAGCCTACAGAAAGCTTGTGCGTCAGTATCATCCTGATATCATCAAGTCTCAGGGAAAAAGCGAAGAGTATATCAAAGAAGCAACCGCCAAAACGCAGGAGATAAATCAGGCCTATGAGATGATAAAAAAAGCCAGAGGATAGCGTGTGAAATCTCTTTTTATACTGCTTTGCTTCCTTGGCACTCTTTTGCAGGCATCACAAAACAGTGCCCTGCTCTTTCACGGCAACTGCACAACCTGTCATTTTGAAACGAAATCTGTCTCGGCCCCGGCAATGATGGAAGTGCGTACAAGATATTTGAATGCATTTCCCAATAAAAAAGATTTTGTCAGACAGATGGCAGAGTGGGTACAAAAACCGAGCGAAACAACTTCAATCATGCAAGATGCCATTGACAAATACGAACTCATGCCCAATCTTGCCTTTGAAAAAGATGTTTTACAAGATATAGCTGCATATATTTACGAAACAGATTTTACCAGGCAACACAGTCCGCACTGAAGTACGGATTCCGGGAATATGTCACAACCCATCCTTTAAGGAAGTGAGAGTGGCAAAAAAGTCACACCAGTCGGTACTTTAGTGCCGACTCTCAGGATTGAAAAGCATAAAACCGTTTAACCCGCTGGGCTGAAATCTTTCTCCCAAAAAAATTCTATCCATGCATCTGCTTCATTTATCCAAAAATCCGGTTCGTATATTGATGTTTTTTTATAAAAAAGTGTCGAAGATTTAAATGCCGCTTCAGGAAAGTTTTTTTGCAAATGCTGCATGACATACGCAAGTGTTTCACCGCTGTCGGCTATATCATCCACAACAAGCACTCTTTTCACATCTGACAAACTGCATATTCCAAAAAGAGACAGCGCTTCGCGTTTACATGTAGCATCATACAGCTCTGTTCTTATACTCTGCACATCTCGGATATCAAGCCCTTCTGCCAGACAATGCGCCAGAACAAGCCCGCCTCTTGCAACAGCAACTATTGTTTCAGGTTCAAATGTTTTCACATTGTCTCTAAGTTTACATGTATCATTTCTGAAATTTTCATAAGAATAGTACTGTTTCAATATTTTCCTTAGTAATGGTAAAGATTTATGGTAGTATACTACATGTAATGTTAATAAAAAGGTACTGTTAATGAATAAAATAATGAAAAATATAATTGCAACAACACTGATTGCAGCAGCGATTACAGGCTGTAGCAGCAAAAAAGCCGAACCAAAAAAACAAGAAGTCTACACACCCACCTTTACATGTAAACAAGAGGGAGTAGCCGCTCCCAGATGGACCTGTATACCGGAAGTACCCGGTTACTATGCAGGTGTGGGTGTTGCAGGGAAAAGTGCAGCAGGTATTGCCCATATGCGTCGTGTTGCCCTCATGAACGGCCGTTCTGATTTGGCACAACAGATTGAGAGCAAAATCAAAGACAAGATGGAAGGTTTTACGAGAGCCACAGGAAACGGTTCTGCCGAAACAGTGGACAAAGTCACAACGGCTGTCACAAAACAGGTGGCAAAAGTGGATTTAAAAGGCTCCAAAGCTATAGATATGTGGACGGCGCCATCCGGTGCAATTTATATGCTTGTAACTGTTCCCGAGTCAAGCGTTAACCAAGAGGTCAAAAAGGCCTACAAAAAAACTGTTGCTTCAAGTTTTCAAAATGACAATGCCCTTTGGCAGCAGTTTCAGTCAAAACAGGCACTGGAAAATTTAGACAAAGAATTTCCGACTGAATAACAGCACTCCCTACTGCCTGTAAAACAGGCAGTTTTTGTTTCTCTCCCCATTTAAACCATAATTTAGATATAATTTCAAAAATATTTTATAATTCTTCGCAAGTTTACAAGGTTCACTCATGAAAAAAATCGCAATTATAGGCCGTCCAAATGTTGGAAAAAGCTCACTTTTTAATCGTTTGGTAAAAAAACGTGATGCCATAACATCTGATTTGGCAGGAACAACACGGGATGTCAAACGAAAAACAGCCGTAATTATTGACAAAGAAGCAGAACTGTTAGATACGGGTGGACTTGATAAAGGGTGCGAGCTTTTTGATAAAATAAAAGAGATGTCATTAAAAGCTGCCTACAAAGCAGATATTATTTTGTATATGGTCGACGGCAAAGGTTTGCCTGAGGATGAAGACAAAAAACTTTTTTATGAACTCCAAAATATGGGTAAAGAGATTGCTCTTGTTGTCAACAAAATAGACAATGACAAAATGAAAGAGAAGCTCTGGGAGTTTTATGAGTTTGGCACAGATGCCATCTTCGGTATCTCTGTAGCA is a window from the Sulfurimonas hydrogeniphila genome containing:
- a CDS encoding phosphoribosyltransferase is translated as MKQYYSYENFRNDTCKLRDNVKTFEPETIVAVARGGLVLAHCLAEGLDIRDVQSIRTELYDATCKREALSLFGICSLSDVKRVLVVDDIADSGETLAYVMQHLQKNFPEAAFKSSTLFYKKTSIYEPDFWINEADAWIEFFWEKDFSPAG
- a CDS encoding DMT family transporter, which gives rise to MDIIAFMNRIKNLNKGVQYMLIASLAFAVMGAFAKLASQNMSSLEVVFFRNIAGVLLVGIAVLKKPMQHKGGKPLLLFFRGFMGFVALLAFFYNIAHIPLGDAMTYSKTSPIFTAIFAWLFLNEKLSYRGWIAVFTGFIGILFITQPSGIGFSKYDLLGIFSGVGAALAYTSVRELKAYYDTRAIVLSFMITGTLGPVILFVVSPYLNFPELDFMLAKFVMPHGIVWFYLFAMGIFATIAQLLMTKAYGETKAGIVGAVSYTNILFSILVGLFLGDAFPSLVTSFGIVLIVVAGIMVARDK
- a CDS encoding LPP20 family lipoprotein; translated protein: MNKIMKNIIATTLIAAAITGCSSKKAEPKKQEVYTPTFTCKQEGVAAPRWTCIPEVPGYYAGVGVAGKSAAGIAHMRRVALMNGRSDLAQQIESKIKDKMEGFTRATGNGSAETVDKVTTAVTKQVAKVDLKGSKAIDMWTAPSGAIYMLVTVPESSVNQEVKKAYKKTVASSFQNDNALWQQFQSKQALENLDKEFPTE
- a CDS encoding TerB family tellurite resistance protein — its product is MGNLFLFLLLGAVFYYIFKSYGRYTAEYSQEAFKNFSVSYESLKNSELGLFVALVAKVAKADGHVDALEAQLVGIMFDDISKVFPEPAKTKDILKQIFNEEKERRDNTEQIAHALAEALRRNKAQQEQFMGFLIQLAFADGEVTQSEEEVLTTIAEAFAFDPQKYHALFDQFEAMMKNIHPQATLDDAYKILGVSKNDDMSSIKKAYRKLVRQYHPDIIKSQGKSEEYIKEATAKTQEINQAYEMIKKARG
- a CDS encoding c-type cytochrome: MKSLFILLCFLGTLLQASQNSALLFHGNCTTCHFETKSVSAPAMMEVRTRYLNAFPNKKDFVRQMAEWVQKPSETTSIMQDAIDKYELMPNLAFEKDVLQDIAAYIYETDFTRQHSPH
- the kdsA gene encoding 3-deoxy-8-phosphooctulonate synthase — encoded protein: MKLLAGPCVIESEENIFTIAKALEKYHNDETIDFYFKASFDKANRTSLESFRGLGMGEGLRILQKVKDDFGYKIVTDVHETIQVEPVANVVDMLQIPAFLCRQTDLLVACAKTDKEVNIKKGQFINPPDMKYSVMKVLKTRGCDEVSYENSQKHGVYLTERGSSFGYGNIVVDMRSLVIMKEFAPVIFDATHSVQMPGALGGKTGGDSSMVPHLAKAAAAIGVDGFFFETHFDPSCALSDGPNMLKLDELEKLIEKIKKIQAVI